Genomic window (Prosthecochloris aestuarii DSM 271):
CTCATCCTGCAACGCATGGAAAACATGACGGGCGTCGTCGACCCTGATAATGATAAAATTCGCGTCACTCGGAAAGGTATGGATTGCTGAGACAGACGATAACTCACCAAGAAGCCGGTTCCTTTCTCGAAGAATATATGCTACGGCATCGTCAACAAGAGAGTAATGACGAAGAACATGCTGCAGCGTAATCTCTGCCAGCCTGCCCGATGTAAAAGGAATTTTTGGTTTGGCAATCTCGGAAAGCAACTGCGGGTTGGTAATGGCAAAACCGATCCGCATACCGGCAAGAGCCAGAGCCTTGGACATGGTACGAAGAATGATGAGGTTAGGAAACTCATCGATCAGCGTCAGCGCAGACTCTTCTCGTGAAAATTCGACATAGGCCTCATCGACCAGGACAAGCGCTTCAACGCCGGATACAATACGGCGGACATCGTCGAGCCTCAATGACTGACTTGTCGGGTTGTTCGGGGTCGAAAGCACAACAAATCCTGCCCGCTCCTGATTGGTTCTTGCAATGATGGCATCAACATCAAAGGTCAGATCGTCGTGCATCGGAACATCGACAATATCAGCCTGAAGAAGAACCGCCAGTTTTTCATAGAGCGAAAACGAAGGCTCTGGAATAACCACTTTTCTTCCCTTGGAAAGACAGGCAAGAAAAATCGTGTAGAGCATTTCATTCGAGCCGTTGCTCATCATCACTGATTCAGGTGCGATCCCAAGAAAATCCGCATACGCCTTCATTCCCCTGAAGGGAAGAATATCCGGATAGCGGTTCCATGCCTCATGCTTGAATTCGTCCATGATCTCATCCTTCAGCCACAAGGGCAGATCAAACGGACTTTCATTCTGATTCAATTTTATCTCGGCCTGCTGCCCTCCCTCGACACTATAAGCGCTCATCTTCAGCAAGGATGGATTCAGCAAACCGCTAAAATCATGTGCCATAAAATCTTACCAATTTTATAAACCGGTTTGAACAGAAAAATCAAATGGTAAGATAGTTTTTTTCAACGGCATAATCCGCCCACCCTGATATTTTTTCTGTTTTCAAGCAAAAACAATTGATTTCTCATTTTTTTTTAATAACTTAAAAAAGGATTTAAATAATCCGGTTTAGATCGATTTCATACAGGACAGGTATTCAAGGAGGAAACTATGGTACATATAAGAAAAACGCCTTTAGAAGTACTTGATGATATATACAATCTCGCATACTGGATGACAGGAACAGAAGAACGAACAACAGATCTTGTCAACAGAACGTATGTCAATATTGAGCACAACGCATCCGAAGCTGACATACTGAAAACCTTCAGGGAGTGCTATGTCGACACCTACGGTCAACAGCCCTCTCTGCATATCACAGAAGAGGAGAAACCTGACAATGTCTCTTTACTTACATCCCTCAGTCAAAAAGCTGCTGATGTAAAACTGAGCGTGCTGCTCTCAGAAATTTCGGGACTGGGCCATGCACAGATTGCAGAAATTTTGGGCAGGCCCATCGAAACCATACGTCAATGGTTGTTCTGGGGCAGAAAATTCATGGCACATGACGGCCAGCTCAAAGCTTCGGCTTAACATTTTGACTCTTGTCATTATTTCAACAAAAGGCCGTTTCAACCTGAAAACGGCCTTTTGTTTTTACTCGTGAGGGTATATATTCATATCGATATCAGGCAGCCTCACTACAGAAAAACCTCATGATTATTCTTACCGGTGGCGCAGGATTTATCGGCAGTGCCATGCTCTGGGAACTGAATCGCAACGGCATGGATGATGTCCTCATCGTCGATAACCTGGAAAGCGCAACATCGGGCAAGTGGAAAAACCTGTCCGGCCTCTCCTATAGTGATATTGTAAGCATCAGCGACCTGCCTCCTCTTCTGGAACAGAACCGGCTTGGCAACGTCTCCGCCATCATCCACATGGGCGCTATCAGCGCGACGACCGAAACAGACGCCGACCTTCTGCTGCACAACAACTACCACTATTCAAGAAAACTTGCCCTCTCCTGCGCAAAATCAGACATCAGGTTCATCTATGCCTCAAGTGCAGCAACCTACGGTGACGGCTCACTCGGATACAGCGACGAAGAAGAAGGCATTTTCGCGCTCAGGCCCTTGAACATGTACGGTTACTCCAAACAGCTTTTCGATACCTGGGCTCTGAAAAAAGGCCTTCTCAACCATGCTGCAGGCATTAAATTCTTCAACGTCTACGGACCCAACGAATATCATAAAGGCGACATGAGCAGCGTCGTCCTCAAAGCATTTCACCAGATACAGGAAACCGGACAGGTAAAACTATTCCGCTCACACAGAAAAGATTACCGCGACGGAGAACAACTACGGGATTTCATCTACATCAAAGACTGCACCGCAGCAATGCTCTGGCTGCTGCAGAACCCGTCTGTCTGCGGGATTTTCAATCTCGGCACAGGCCGGGCAAGAAGCTTCAAAGACCTTGTCACCGCGACCTTTGACGCCATGGGCAAAAAGCCGTCGATAGAATACATTCCCATGCCCGAAACCCTCAGAGACAAATATCAGTATTTCACCGAAGCCCAAACGCAAAAACTGCGCGCCTATGGCTGGACAGGCACACTCACATCACTCGAAGAAGGCGTCAGAGATTATGTCGT
Coding sequences:
- the hisC gene encoding histidinol-phosphate transaminase, whose protein sequence is MAHDFSGLLNPSLLKMSAYSVEGGQQAEIKLNQNESPFDLPLWLKDEIMDEFKHEAWNRYPDILPFRGMKAYADFLGIAPESVMMSNGSNEMLYTIFLACLSKGRKVVIPEPSFSLYEKLAVLLQADIVDVPMHDDLTFDVDAIIARTNQERAGFVVLSTPNNPTSQSLRLDDVRRIVSGVEALVLVDEAYVEFSREESALTLIDEFPNLIILRTMSKALALAGMRIGFAITNPQLLSEIAKPKIPFTSGRLAEITLQHVLRHYSLVDDAVAYILRERNRLLGELSSVSAIHTFPSDANFIIIRVDDARHVFHALQDEGILVRNVSGYRLMENCLRFNIGLETENDLLLEKLHRMKG
- a CDS encoding RNA polymerase sigma factor gives rise to the protein MVHIRKTPLEVLDDIYNLAYWMTGTEERTTDLVNRTYVNIEHNASEADILKTFRECYVDTYGQQPSLHITEEEKPDNVSLLTSLSQKAADVKLSVLLSEISGLGHAQIAEILGRPIETIRQWLFWGRKFMAHDGQLKASA
- the rfaD gene encoding ADP-glyceromanno-heptose 6-epimerase translates to MIILTGGAGFIGSAMLWELNRNGMDDVLIVDNLESATSGKWKNLSGLSYSDIVSISDLPPLLEQNRLGNVSAIIHMGAISATTETDADLLLHNNYHYSRKLALSCAKSDIRFIYASSAATYGDGSLGYSDEEEGIFALRPLNMYGYSKQLFDTWALKKGLLNHAAGIKFFNVYGPNEYHKGDMSSVVLKAFHQIQETGQVKLFRSHRKDYRDGEQLRDFIYIKDCTAAMLWLLQNPSVCGIFNLGTGRARSFKDLVTATFDAMGKKPSIEYIPMPETLRDKYQYFTEAQTQKLRAYGWTGTLTSLEEGVRDYVVNYLQHECRNFDTLQP